One region of Vigna angularis cultivar LongXiaoDou No.4 chromosome 10, ASM1680809v1, whole genome shotgun sequence genomic DNA includes:
- the LOC108334613 gene encoding replication protein A 70 kDa DNA-binding subunit A isoform X1, whose product MAGSLTPGAIKEICGANCSSSLKPVLQVIDLKLVQSQQANNTERYRLILSDGSFYQQGMLATQMNELVHSGKLQKGSVVRLTQFICNDVQNRKIIVIIDLDVVVEKCELIGEPVSLPKDGSVESATGQSGVTPGNSQSLNNRSHSGGMAARPNMAIPSPDHPRMNAPASSVYSSISNSGSSYSSNAPPTYPKVETGANLSRSAPFTGSHGDQNMGIRHPQSETSRPLSNSYARAPQPMYRQPSPMYTNRGPIGKNEAAPRIIPIAALNPYQNMWTIKARVTAKGELRHYNNARGDGKVFSFDLLDSDGGQIRATCFNSVADQFYNLIEAGKIYLVSRGSVKPAQKNFNHLPNDQELTLDMTSIIQPCPDDDKSIPKQTFNFRPISEIESLESNAIVDMIGVVTSISPTASIMRKNGTETQKRTLQLKDMSGRSVELTLWGNFCNVEGQRLQTICDDGKFPVLAIKAVRINDFNGKSVGTIMTSLLFIEPDFPEVYTLKRWFEKEGKNVPTLSISKDTSSFPKNDNRKTVSQIKDEKLGTSEKPDWISVCATISFMKYDNFCYPGCPIMIGDRQCNKKVTNNGDGKWICDRCNQSVDACDYRYILSFQIMDHTGVTWVTAFQESGEEIIGVPAKDLYYLKYEEQNDERFAEIIRKVLFSEYVFKLKVKEETFSDEQRVKATVVKAEKVNFASKSRVSLELIDKLLTGKSEGATTVTNSLSGNTGLRSVETGQVMPPAYNPIKSSTNSGRDFGMPANQVGQQYGNQYGNIASAGAPGAYTSCTNCGGSGHTSILCPNVRNPAGQSSGGGFSNRVSYGGSGGGASGECFKCHQPGHWARDCPGSSAATASYGSNTMQGRYGGY is encoded by the exons ATGGCTGGGTCACTGACGCCAGGGGCGATAAAAGAAATATGCGGTGCCAATTGTTCCAGTAGTTTAAAACCAGTATTGCAAGTTATAGATTTGAAGCTGGTGCAGTCGCAACAAGCCAACAACACCGAGAGGTACCGGTTGATTCTTTCTGACGGTTCCTTTTACCAGCAAGGCATGCTCGCCACGCAGATGAACGAACTAGTTCATTCTGGAAAGTTGCAGAAAGGTTCCGTCGTTAGGCTCACACAGTTCATCTGCAACGATGTCCAGAACCGCAA GATTATTGTCATAATTGACCTAGATGTTGTAGTGGAAAAATGTGAGTTGATTGGAGAACCTGTCTCCTTACCAAAAGATGGATCTGTAGAATCTGCTACTGGTCAATCAGGAGTCACCCCTGGAAATTCACAATCTTTGAATAACCGTTCACACTCAGGCGGCATGGCTGCTAGACCGAATATGGCCATACCATCTCCAGATCATCCAAGAATGAATGCTCCTGCCAGTAGTGTTTATTCTAGTATTTCCAACTCTGGATCTAGTTATTCTAGTAATGCACCTCCTACATATCCTAAAGTAGAAACCGGAGCTAATTTGTCTAGATCAGCACCATTTACTGGATCTCATGGTGATCAGAACATGGGTATTCGTCATCCCCAATCTGAGACTTCAAGGCCCTTGTCAAACTCTTATGCTCGTGCACCTCAGCCTATGTATCGGCAACCATCTCCAATGTACACTAACAGAGGGCCAATTGGAAAAAATGAAGCTGCCCCCAGGATAATTCCAATAGCAGCATTGAATCCTTACCAGAATATGTGGACGATCAAAGCCAGGGTAACAGCTAAAGGAGAACTCAGGCACTATAACAATGCTCGAGGTGATGGCAAGGTGTTTTCATTTGACCTTTTGGATTCTGATGGTGGGCAAATTCGGGCAACTTGCTTCAATAGTGTGGCTGATCAGTTCTATAATTTGATTGAAGCTGGTAAGATATACCTAGTTTCCAGGGGAAGCGTAAAGCCAGCTCAGAAGAATTTCAATCACCTTCCCAATGATCAAGAGTTAACCCTTGATATGACATCCATCATACAACCATGCCCTGATGATGATAAATCAATTCCAAAGCAGACTTTTAATTTTCGGCCCATTAGTGAAATTGAAAGTTTGGAAAGCAACGCCATTGTGGATATGATTGGTGTGGTGACTTCAATTAGTCCTACAGCTTCAATCATGAGAAAAAATGGTACTGAAACTCAGAAGAGAACACTCCAGTTGAAAGACATGTCTGGTCGAAGTGTTGAGTTAACTTTGTGGGGAAATTTTTGCAACGTGGAAGGACAAAGGCTGCAAACTATTTGCGATGATGGTAAATTTCCAGTTTTGGCTATAAAAGCTGTCAGAATTAACGATTTCAATGGAAAGTCTGTTGGGACTATAATGACTAGCCTACTGTTCATAGAGCCTGATTTTCCAGAGGTTTACACACTGAAAAGATGGTTTGAAAAGGAAGGGAAGAATGTCCCAACTCTCTCTATCTCTAAAGATACATCTAGTTTTCCTAAGAATGATAATCGGAAGACTGTATCTCAAATTAAAGACGAGAAGTTAGGGACTTCGGAAAAGCCTGATTGGATATCTGTCTGTGCAACTATTTCATTCATGAAGTATGATAACTTCTGTTACCCAGGATGTCCTATCATGATAGGGGATAGGCAATGTAACAAAAAAGTGACTAATAATGGTGATGGAAAATGGATTTGTGATAGGTGTAACCAATCTGTTGACGCTTGTGATTATAGGTACATACTGTCATTCCAGATAATGGATCACACAGGTGTAACATGGGTTACTGCTTTCCAGGAGAGCGGTGAGGAGATCATTGGCGTGCCTGCAAAAGATTTGTATTATCTGAAGTATGAAGAGCAAAATGATGAAAGATTTGCTGAAATCATCCGGAAGGTTCTCTTCTCCGAGTATGTTTTCAAGTTGAAAGTAAAAGAGGAAACATTCAGTGATGAACAACGTGTTAAGGCAACTGTGGTTAAAGCAGAAAAGGTAAACTTTGCATCTAAATCCAGAGTTAGTTTGGAATTGATTGATAAACTCTTGACTGGGAAATCAGAAGGTGCTACCACCGTTACCAACTCATTATCCGGTAATACTGGACTGAGGAGTGTTGAAACTGGTCAAGTAATGCCACCGGCTTATAACCCAATAAAGAGTAGCACTAATAGCGGTAGAGATTTTGGGATGCCAGCAAATCAAGTGGGTCAACAATATGGAAACCAATATGGCAATATTGCTTCAGCAGGTGCTCCTGGTGCATATACATCATGTACCAACTGTGGAGGTTCTGGTCATACTTCTATACTTTGCCCAAATGTTAGAAATCCGGCTGGACAGTCTTCAGGAGGGGGCTTTTCCAACAGGGTATCATATGGTGGATCAGGTGGTGGTGCTTCTGGTGAATGCTTTAAATGCCATCAACCTGGCCACTGGGCAAGAGACTGTCCTGGTTCCAGTGCAGCAACTGCATCATATGGAAGCAATACAATGCAGGGAAGATATGGAGGATATTGA
- the LOC108334613 gene encoding replication protein A 70 kDa DNA-binding subunit C isoform X2 translates to MAARPNMAIPSPDHPRMNAPASSVYSSISNSGSSYSSNAPPTYPKVETGANLSRSAPFTGSHGDQNMGIRHPQSETSRPLSNSYARAPQPMYRQPSPMYTNRGPIGKNEAAPRIIPIAALNPYQNMWTIKARVTAKGELRHYNNARGDGKVFSFDLLDSDGGQIRATCFNSVADQFYNLIEAGKIYLVSRGSVKPAQKNFNHLPNDQELTLDMTSIIQPCPDDDKSIPKQTFNFRPISEIESLESNAIVDMIGVVTSISPTASIMRKNGTETQKRTLQLKDMSGRSVELTLWGNFCNVEGQRLQTICDDGKFPVLAIKAVRINDFNGKSVGTIMTSLLFIEPDFPEVYTLKRWFEKEGKNVPTLSISKDTSSFPKNDNRKTVSQIKDEKLGTSEKPDWISVCATISFMKYDNFCYPGCPIMIGDRQCNKKVTNNGDGKWICDRCNQSVDACDYRYILSFQIMDHTGVTWVTAFQESGEEIIGVPAKDLYYLKYEEQNDERFAEIIRKVLFSEYVFKLKVKEETFSDEQRVKATVVKAEKVNFASKSRVSLELIDKLLTGKSEGATTVTNSLSGNTGLRSVETGQVMPPAYNPIKSSTNSGRDFGMPANQVGQQYGNQYGNIASAGAPGAYTSCTNCGGSGHTSILCPNVRNPAGQSSGGGFSNRVSYGGSGGGASGECFKCHQPGHWARDCPGSSAATASYGSNTMQGRYGGY, encoded by the coding sequence ATGGCTGCTAGACCGAATATGGCCATACCATCTCCAGATCATCCAAGAATGAATGCTCCTGCCAGTAGTGTTTATTCTAGTATTTCCAACTCTGGATCTAGTTATTCTAGTAATGCACCTCCTACATATCCTAAAGTAGAAACCGGAGCTAATTTGTCTAGATCAGCACCATTTACTGGATCTCATGGTGATCAGAACATGGGTATTCGTCATCCCCAATCTGAGACTTCAAGGCCCTTGTCAAACTCTTATGCTCGTGCACCTCAGCCTATGTATCGGCAACCATCTCCAATGTACACTAACAGAGGGCCAATTGGAAAAAATGAAGCTGCCCCCAGGATAATTCCAATAGCAGCATTGAATCCTTACCAGAATATGTGGACGATCAAAGCCAGGGTAACAGCTAAAGGAGAACTCAGGCACTATAACAATGCTCGAGGTGATGGCAAGGTGTTTTCATTTGACCTTTTGGATTCTGATGGTGGGCAAATTCGGGCAACTTGCTTCAATAGTGTGGCTGATCAGTTCTATAATTTGATTGAAGCTGGTAAGATATACCTAGTTTCCAGGGGAAGCGTAAAGCCAGCTCAGAAGAATTTCAATCACCTTCCCAATGATCAAGAGTTAACCCTTGATATGACATCCATCATACAACCATGCCCTGATGATGATAAATCAATTCCAAAGCAGACTTTTAATTTTCGGCCCATTAGTGAAATTGAAAGTTTGGAAAGCAACGCCATTGTGGATATGATTGGTGTGGTGACTTCAATTAGTCCTACAGCTTCAATCATGAGAAAAAATGGTACTGAAACTCAGAAGAGAACACTCCAGTTGAAAGACATGTCTGGTCGAAGTGTTGAGTTAACTTTGTGGGGAAATTTTTGCAACGTGGAAGGACAAAGGCTGCAAACTATTTGCGATGATGGTAAATTTCCAGTTTTGGCTATAAAAGCTGTCAGAATTAACGATTTCAATGGAAAGTCTGTTGGGACTATAATGACTAGCCTACTGTTCATAGAGCCTGATTTTCCAGAGGTTTACACACTGAAAAGATGGTTTGAAAAGGAAGGGAAGAATGTCCCAACTCTCTCTATCTCTAAAGATACATCTAGTTTTCCTAAGAATGATAATCGGAAGACTGTATCTCAAATTAAAGACGAGAAGTTAGGGACTTCGGAAAAGCCTGATTGGATATCTGTCTGTGCAACTATTTCATTCATGAAGTATGATAACTTCTGTTACCCAGGATGTCCTATCATGATAGGGGATAGGCAATGTAACAAAAAAGTGACTAATAATGGTGATGGAAAATGGATTTGTGATAGGTGTAACCAATCTGTTGACGCTTGTGATTATAGGTACATACTGTCATTCCAGATAATGGATCACACAGGTGTAACATGGGTTACTGCTTTCCAGGAGAGCGGTGAGGAGATCATTGGCGTGCCTGCAAAAGATTTGTATTATCTGAAGTATGAAGAGCAAAATGATGAAAGATTTGCTGAAATCATCCGGAAGGTTCTCTTCTCCGAGTATGTTTTCAAGTTGAAAGTAAAAGAGGAAACATTCAGTGATGAACAACGTGTTAAGGCAACTGTGGTTAAAGCAGAAAAGGTAAACTTTGCATCTAAATCCAGAGTTAGTTTGGAATTGATTGATAAACTCTTGACTGGGAAATCAGAAGGTGCTACCACCGTTACCAACTCATTATCCGGTAATACTGGACTGAGGAGTGTTGAAACTGGTCAAGTAATGCCACCGGCTTATAACCCAATAAAGAGTAGCACTAATAGCGGTAGAGATTTTGGGATGCCAGCAAATCAAGTGGGTCAACAATATGGAAACCAATATGGCAATATTGCTTCAGCAGGTGCTCCTGGTGCATATACATCATGTACCAACTGTGGAGGTTCTGGTCATACTTCTATACTTTGCCCAAATGTTAGAAATCCGGCTGGACAGTCTTCAGGAGGGGGCTTTTCCAACAGGGTATCATATGGTGGATCAGGTGGTGGTGCTTCTGGTGAATGCTTTAAATGCCATCAACCTGGCCACTGGGCAAGAGACTGTCCTGGTTCCAGTGCAGCAACTGCATCATATGGAAGCAATACAATGCAGGGAAGATATGGAGGATATTGA
- the LOC108335066 gene encoding uncharacterized protein LOC108335066, translated as MDFFSKGMNGDGSECPFDLNDVQRCPFLRNINEPTNFSFYQAKISTPGHGAKGPIFEDGPSFNMAFKLFHGKDGVVPLTDKTDFDSGSAEAVGSLPVFNPLAGKAATISLSTFGSGGSFSFGNFSKKWKKQNNSESSNKKEQSSQKGDVSKHEALGNEWLANGNCPIAKSYRAVSNVLPLVATAFRPPSGMKLKCPPAVVAARAALARTALVKNLRPQPLPAKMLVIAALGMAVNVPFGMWKEHTAKFSLSWFVAVHAAVPFIAMLRKSVVMPKSAMALTIIASILGQVIGSRAERIRLKTIATEMGKVKTETVCSMEDYSPRKLGDIRANHYSAGAMVLKSSLPVKDAGSSSTAGVCY; from the exons ATGGACTTCTTTTCAAAGGGAATGAACGGGGATGGATCTGAGTGCCCTTTTGATTTGAATGACGTTCAAAGGTGCCCGTTTTTAAGAAACATCAACGAACCTACAAATTTCTCTTTCTACCAAGCCAAAATCTCCACTCCT GGGCATGGAGCCAAGGGTCCTATATTTGAAGATGGTCCCAGTTTTAACATGGCATTTAAGCTATTTCATGGGAAGGATGGGGTGGTTCCCCTAACTGACAAAACTGACTTTGACAGTGGCAGTGCAGAAGCTGTTGGTTCTTTGCCTGTTTTCAACCCTTTAGCGGGAAAAGCTGCCACTATTAGTCTGTCAACCTTTGGATCAGGAGGCTCATTTAGTTTTGGGAATTTTTCCAAGAAATGGAAGAAGCAGAACAATTCCGAATCGTCAAATAAAAAGGAACAATCATCTCAG AAGGGTGATGTATCAAAGCACGAGGCCCTTGGAAACGAATGGTTGGCAAACGGAAATTGCCCAATTGCCAAGTCTTATAGAGCTGTAAGCAACGTTCTACCCCTTGTTGCAACAGCTTTTCGGCCACCAAGTGGAATGAAGCTTAAATGTCCACCAGCAGTTGTTGCCGCAAGGGCTGCCCTTGCCCGTACAGCCCTTGTGAAAAACTTGCGCCCTCAGCCTCTTCCTGCAAAAATGCTTGTTATTGCAGCTTTGGGCATGGCGGTTAACGTGCCCTTTGGCATGTGGAAGGAACATACCGCGAAATTCTCGTTATCTTGGTTTGTGGCCGTGCATGCTGCTGTTCCTTTTATAGCCATGCTTCGGAAATCAGTGGTGATGCCTAAATCAGCTATGGCACTGACCATTATAGCTTCTATCCTTGGGCAAGTTATTGGTTCGAGAGCTGAGCGGATCCGTTTGAAAACAATCGCCACTGAGATGGGAAAAGTGAAAACAGAGACCGTATGCAGCATGGAAGACTACAGTCCCAGGAAGCTTGGTGATATTAGGGCCAATCACTACAGTGCTGGAGCAATGGTCCTCAAGTCGTCACTTCCTGTGAAGGATGCAGGATCATCTTCAACCGCTGGCGTGTGTTATTGA